A window of the Lactuca sativa cultivar Salinas chromosome 7, Lsat_Salinas_v11, whole genome shotgun sequence genome harbors these coding sequences:
- the LOC111919069 gene encoding SUMO-activating enzyme subunit 2: MASGEQLSAIKDAKVLMVGAGGIGCELLKTLALSGFQDIHIIDMDTIEVSNLNRQFLFRQSHVGQSKAKVAREAVLRFRPQISITPYHANVKDPDFNVDFFKQFNVILNGLDNLDARRHVNRLCLAAGVPLVESGTTGFLGQVTVHIKGQTECYECQPKPAPKTYPVCTITSTPSKFVHCIVWAKDLLFAKLFGDKNQDNDLNVRSNDTASSSDNSEDVFERKKDEDMEQYANRIYNHVFGHNIESALSNEETWKNRNKPRPIYVKDVLTDEPLQQLNGNLETDNNNFSTLSAMSYLGLKNPQDIWSLKENSRVFFAALKLFFSKRHKEIGNLSFDKDDHMAVEFVTAAANIRAASFGIPLHSLFEAKGIAGNIVHAVATTNAIIAGLIVIEAIKVLQNDAKNCRMTYCLEHPARKMLLMPVEPFEPNKSCYVCSETPLLLEVNTKRAKLRDVVEKVVTSKLGMNLPLISHGLNLLYEVGDDLEEDMVANYEANLEKVLSELPYAITGGTVITVEDLQQELVCSINIKHREEFDEEKEPDGMVLHGWTQAPAVEKKDAAATNGASTSTTSNSVPNNLEDDDDLTILESGVETISSGKKRKLSDVSNPEEKRAKKVPEQIDDDIVMLDDISKENENSR, translated from the exons ATGGCGTCCGGGGAACAGCTATCTGCAATTAAG GATGCGAAAGTGCTTATGGTTGGTGCTGGTGGTATCGGCTGCGAGCTTCTCAAAACCCTAGCTTTATCAGGCTTTCAAGACATTCACATC ATTGACATGGACACAATAGAAGTGAGCAACCTTAATAGGCAATTCTTATTTCGTCAATCACATGTTGGCCAATCCAAGGCAAAA GTTGCTCGTGAAGCTGTCCTAAGATTTAGGCCTCAGATTAGCATTACACCTTACCATGCTAATGTCAAAGATCCTGACTTTAATGTTGACTTCTTCAAGCAATTCAATGTCATTTTAAATGGGCTTGACAACTTGGATGCTAGGCGACATGTGAATCGCCTCTGTTTGGCAGCTGGTGTTCCCTTGGTGGAAAGTGGTACTACTGGCTTCTTAGGACAG GTCACTGTTCACATCAAGGGTCAGACTGAATGCTATGAATGTCAGCCAAAACCAGCACCAAAGACTTATCCTGTGTGTACTATCACAAGTACTCCATCTAAG TTTGTCCACTGTATTGTATGGGCAAAAGATCTGCTTTTTGCAAAGCTGTTTGGGGACAAAAACCAGGATAATGATCTGAATGTTCGTTCCAATGACACTGCCAGCTCATCAGACAACTCAGAAGATGTTTTTGAACGAAAAAAAGATGAAGACATGGAACAATACGCAAACAGAATCTACAACCATGTGTTTGGACACAACATTGAAAGCGCATTATCCAATGAGGAAACATGGAAAAACCGCAACAAACCTAGGCCTATTTATGTCAAAGATGTTCTCACTGATGAACCTCTTCAACAACTGAATGGAAATCTCGAAACTGATAATAATAATTTCTCCACTCTATCTGCAATGTCATATCTTGGTTTGAAAAATCCTCAGGATATTTGGAGCCTTAaagaaaattctagggttttcttTGCTGCTTTGAAATTGTTCTTCTCCAAGAGGCACAAG GAGATTGGGAACTTGAGTTTTGACAAGGATGACCACATGGCTGTGGAATTTGTAACTGCTGCTGCAAATATTCGTGCAGCTTCTTTTGGGATTCCCTTACATAGTCTTTTTGAAGCCAAGGGTATTGCTGGAAATATTGTGCATGCAGTTGCCACTACAAATGCTATTATTGCAGGTTTGATTGTGATAGAAGCAATCAAAGTTTTGCAGAATGATGCAAAGAATTGTAG AATGACATATTGTCTTGAACATCCTGCAAGAAAGATGCTTCTTATGCCTGTTGAGCCATTTGAGCCGAATAAATCTTGCTATGTTTGCTCAGAG ACACCTTTATTGCTGGAAGTGAATACCAAACGTGCAAAACTGAGGGATGTGGTGGAGAAAGTTGTGACATCAAAACTTGGCATGAATCTGCCATTAATATCTCATGGGTTAAACCTTCTTTATGAAGTTGGTGATGATTTGGAAGAAGACATGGTTGCTAATTATGAAGCAAATCTTGAAAAG GTGTTATCCGAGCTTCCATATGCAATAACTGGTGGAACAGTTATTACAGTTGAGGATCTTCAACAAGAGCTTGTATGCAGTATCAACATCAAACATAG GGAGGAATTTGATGAAGAGAAAGAACCGGATGGAATGGTGCTTCACGGATGGACACAAGCTCCAGCCGTCGAAAAGAAGGATGCAGCCGCCACAAATGGCGCAAGTACATCGACTACATCAAACTCAGTTCCAAACAACTTGGAAGATGACGATGACCTAACTATTCTAGAATCCGGAGTCGAGACCATTTCTTCCGGAAAGAAACGAAAGCTGTCTGACGTGTCAAATCCAGAAGAAAAACGGGCCAAAAAGGTACCCGAACAAATCGATGATGACATTGTTATGCTTGATGACATCAGCAAGGAAAATGAAAATTCAAGGTAA